One region of Wyeomyia smithii strain HCP4-BCI-WySm-NY-G18 chromosome 3, ASM2978416v1, whole genome shotgun sequence genomic DNA includes:
- the LOC129728928 gene encoding uncharacterized protein LOC129728928 yields the protein MASKHSSGSRSIVDVAGFPDYIRKFLQNSEVNESDPTAILQLLIKSNLVTLVQQEGNETIISIKPDEDLPLVSRENLDRDNSTLDSPACASPSSILQDWEFTQEELLVPDAQPVRDNVVSRQNRSNSTGNISVIYVSNIFLYVLYVEHLLQIKLSIESDSMEFDFDDVLKDTVAFDRKPKLLRIH from the exons ATGGCGAGTAAACACAGCAGCGGGTCGCGTTCTATTGTAGATGTTGCTGGATTCCCGGATTATATACGAAAGTTTTTACAAA ATTCGGAAGTAAATGAAAGCGATCCAACGGCAATTTTACAACTTCTAATCAAATCTAACTTGGTGACGCTTGTTCAGCAAGAGGGCAACGAAACGATAATTTCGATAAAG CCCGATGAGGATTTACCTCTGGTTTCGCGAGAAAATTTGGACAGGGACAATTCCACTTTGGATTCACCAGCCTGTGCGAGCCCGAGCTCAATTCTGCAGGATTGGGAATTTACGCAAGAG GAGTTGTTGGTACCTGATGCTCAGCCTGTTAGAGATAACGTTGTGTCAAGGCAAAATCGAAGCAATTCTACCGGAAATATATCTGTGATCTACgtgagtaatatttttttatatgttctATATGTGGAACATTTACTTCAAATCAAACTTTCAATCGAGTCAGATTCTATGGAGTTTGATTTTGATGACGTACTCAAGGATACCGTTGCGTTCGATCGAAAGCCGAAACTACTTCGCATTCATTAA